A part of Biomphalaria glabrata chromosome 3, xgBioGlab47.1, whole genome shotgun sequence genomic DNA contains:
- the LOC106075135 gene encoding proton-coupled folate transporter-like: protein MNEIISTNPMEDSENGQPIESHYTRDAHAQSSLSRGGSVGEHERKHLVGNNSHENRSGDVPNRSEGETVHGDTLEKYPFLLLNIVLTLNSGASRIYTSLIDQYLYQRFANDILGNYSENTAKKPCVNETNQSDSTLQIQDMTSQFSLYISISDYALSVVPCLLLGAYSALIRRKTLLLIPTLATAIKSLDIAAVVYWNLDVQWLYLGYTVEGLGGGTSGILLGIFLYMSDITSRGRKRTFVMTFMEGLKGFISGILYYGTGQLIESTGFIVPTLMAAGCMLLSVCLILLLPERKSKQVSHVRKETADWSLGACYKRLTLPFGKTQHPMVKKMVILALVAFLILLCSLFGQSKIRNLYLMNFPFCWDAVTIGWFLSAQDIAYNLFTMLAVPLFYTCLPGMGLAIVGLVSCMAGTTMYALADTSLEIYLIIGLSIANNVAFGLIRGETSRLLDGESQGSLFATVAMFESLSFLCGTPALLLYSATVGWYSGFSFFLMDALLIVALVLLCIYQSLWVRYTREVQSKELLVEKYGSINS, encoded by the exons atgaatgaaatcaTATCAACCAATCCGATGGAAGATTCAGAAAATGGTCAACCAATCGAATCTCATTATACAAGAGACGCTCACGCGCAATCTTCATTAAGCAGAGGTGGCAGTGTGGGTGAACATGAGCGTAAACACCTTGTGGGTAACAACTCGCACGAGAACAGGTCGGGTGATGTCCCCAACAGATCGGAGGGGGAGACAGTCCACGGGGACACCCTGGAGAAGTATCCATTTCTGTTGTTAAACATCGTGTTGACTCTAAACAGCGGCGCCTCTAGGATCTACACCAGTCTTATAGACCAATATTTGTACCAGAGATTTGCCAACGATATTTTGGGAAATTATTCTGAGAACACAGCCAA GAAACCGTGTGTGAACGAGACCAACCAGTCGGACAGCACTCTCCAGATCCAGGACATGACGTCACAGTTCAGCTTGTACATCTCCATCAGCGACTACGCCCTGTCGGTGGTGCCCTGCCTCCTGCTTGGGGCTTATTCCGCCCTGATCAGAAGGAAGACGCTTCTGCTGATTCCAACACTGGCCACAGCGATTAAATCTCTGGACATTGCTGCCGTGGTGTACTGGAATCTAGACGTTCAATGGCTGTACCTGGGCTACACAGTGGAAGGCTTGGGTGGAGGT ACGTCTGGAATACTGCTTGGTATATTTCTGTACATGTCTGACATTACGTCCAGGGGAAGGAAGCGAACATTTGTCATGACATTTATGGAAGGTCTCAAAGGTTTCATCTCTGGAATCTTGTACTACGGCACTGGCCAGCTCATCGAAAGCACAGGGTTTATAGTACCCACTCTGATGGCTGCTGGGTGCATGTTACTTAG CGTGTGCCTGATACTTCTGTTGCCAGAAAGGAAATCCAAACAAGTCAGCCATGTCCGAAAAGAAACGGCTGACTGGTCATTGGGAGCTTGCTATAAGAGACTAACTCTTCCATTTGGTAAAACTCAACATCCTATGGTCAAGAAGATGGTCATTTTAGCTCTGGTCGCCTTCCTTATTTTACTTTGTTCACTTTTTGGACAGTCAAAG ATAAGAAACCTGTATCTCATGAACTTTCCCTTCTGCTGGGATGCCGTCACAATCGGCTGGTTCCTGTCTGCTCAAGACATCGCCTATAACCTGTTCACCATGCTGGCTGTGCCTCTGTTTTACACATGTCTGCCAGGCATGGGACTGGCCATCGTCGGACTTGTCTCGTGCATGGCGGGGACGACAATGTACGCCCTTGCTGACACAAGCTTGGAGATCTACCTGA TTATTGGATTGTCCATTGCAAATAATGTTGCCTTTGGTTTGATACGAGGGGAGACGTCACGTCTGCTGGACGGAGAGTCACAAG GTTCATTATTCGCCACCGTGGCCATGTTTGAGTCCCTGAGCTTCCTGTGCGGGACACCTGCCCTGTTACTGTATAGCGCCACTGTCGGATGGTACAGCGGTTTCTCGTTCTTCCTGATGGATGCGCTGCTGATAGTCGCCTTAGTTCTGTTGTG CATTTATCAATCTCTCTGGGTTCGCTACACGCGAGAGGTGCAATCAAAGGAGCTGCTGGTTGAAAAGTACGGAAGTATCAACTCTTAA